In the genome of Myxococcus stipitatus, one region contains:
- a CDS encoding monovalent cation/H+ antiporter subunit D family protein: MRGTWLPVWVLLSSLLPGLVIFLLPQDQRRTRTTLNLAAAVTKLGLTLFMAWGVFRGRHYETRLPFLPNADLVLRADTFSLLFILLSAVLWFVTTIYAVGYLEGTEHLSRFFGFFSLCVASTMGIALAGNLLTFFLFYEMLTLSTYPLVIHKGTPDALRAGNVYLRYTLTGATLLLAGVVLLYVLAGAVEFTERGALWGAVEHRTGLQVAFVLMIAGLGVKAALVPLHGWLPVAMVAPAPVSALLHAVAVVKAGAFGITRVIYDVYGVYLVHDLGVMRPLAVVAGITILYGSLRALQQGDLKRRLAYSTVSQVAYIVVGVSIFGTVSTIGGLVHLVHQGVMKITLFFCAGNFAEELHVHRVKDLRGVGRRMPLTMGAFTIAALGMIGIPPVAGFITKWYLGIGALEAKEPWLVGVLLMSSLLNAGYFLPILYAAWFQAPQQDWKPNPRRWEIGLSLLLPTLTTAALSLAMGLFAGWEFSPLSWTKLITEREFRP, encoded by the coding sequence ATGAGGGGCACCTGGCTTCCGGTGTGGGTGCTGCTGAGCTCCCTGTTGCCCGGGCTGGTCATCTTCCTGCTGCCGCAGGACCAGCGGCGCACGCGGACGACGCTCAACCTGGCCGCGGCGGTGACGAAGCTGGGGCTGACCCTCTTCATGGCGTGGGGCGTGTTCCGGGGCCGTCACTACGAAACGCGCCTGCCCTTCCTCCCCAACGCGGACCTGGTGCTCCGAGCGGACACGTTCAGCCTGCTCTTCATCCTCCTGTCCGCGGTGCTCTGGTTCGTGACGACCATCTACGCCGTGGGGTACCTGGAGGGCACCGAGCATCTCAGCCGGTTCTTCGGCTTCTTCTCGCTGTGTGTCGCCTCGACAATGGGCATCGCGCTCGCGGGCAACCTGCTCACGTTCTTCCTGTTCTACGAGATGCTCACGCTGTCGACGTACCCGCTGGTCATCCACAAGGGGACGCCCGATGCGCTCCGCGCGGGCAATGTGTACCTGCGCTACACGTTGACCGGTGCCACGCTGCTGCTCGCGGGCGTGGTGCTGCTGTACGTGCTCGCGGGGGCCGTGGAGTTCACGGAGCGAGGCGCGCTCTGGGGCGCGGTCGAGCACCGCACCGGGTTGCAGGTGGCCTTCGTGTTGATGATCGCGGGCCTGGGCGTGAAGGCGGCGCTGGTGCCGCTGCATGGGTGGCTGCCCGTCGCGATGGTGGCGCCCGCACCGGTGAGCGCGCTGCTGCATGCGGTCGCGGTGGTGAAGGCGGGGGCGTTTGGCATCACACGCGTCATCTACGACGTGTATGGCGTGTACCTGGTGCATGACCTGGGGGTGATGCGCCCGCTGGCGGTGGTCGCGGGCATCACCATCCTCTACGGCTCGCTGCGAGCCCTCCAGCAAGGCGACCTGAAGCGGCGGCTGGCGTACTCGACGGTGAGCCAGGTCGCGTACATCGTGGTGGGCGTCTCCATCTTCGGCACGGTGTCGACCATCGGCGGGCTGGTGCATCTGGTGCACCAGGGGGTGATGAAAATCACCTTGTTCTTCTGCGCGGGGAACTTCGCGGAGGAACTGCACGTGCATCGGGTGAAGGACTTGCGTGGCGTGGGGCGGCGGATGCCGCTCACGATGGGGGCGTTCACCATCGCCGCGCTGGGGATGATTGGGATTCCTCCCGTCGCGGGCTTCATCACCAAGTGGTACCTGGGCATCGGCGCGCTGGAGGCGAAGGAGCCCTGGTTGGTGGGCGTGCTGCTGATGAGCAGCCTGCTCAACGCGGGCTACTTCCTGCCCATCCTCTATGCGGCCTGGTTCCAGGCGCCCCAGCAGGACTGGAAGCCGAACCCTCGCCGCTGGGAGATTGGCCTGTCCTTGCTGCTGCCCACGCTGACGACGGCCGCGCTGTCGCTCGCGATGGGGCTGTTCGCGGGATGGGAGTTCAGCCCGTTGAGCTGGACGAAGCTCATCACCGAGCGGGAGTTCCGGCCG
- a CDS encoding cation:proton antiporter subunit C, producing the protein MSSWVLYALSGMAMFSVGLVGLFAHRHVVKRILASNIMGSGVLLVLVALARRVPSGAPDPIPHALVLTGIVVSVSSTALGVALARRISRLQAAESDSARSRPEGS; encoded by the coding sequence GTGAGCTCCTGGGTGCTCTACGCGCTGTCCGGCATGGCGATGTTCAGCGTGGGGCTGGTGGGCCTCTTCGCGCATCGGCACGTGGTGAAGCGCATCCTGGCGTCGAACATCATGGGCTCCGGCGTGCTGCTGGTCCTCGTGGCCCTGGCGCGGCGAGTCCCGTCGGGTGCGCCGGACCCGATTCCCCACGCGCTGGTGCTCACGGGCATCGTCGTGTCGGTGAGCTCCACGGCGCTGGGCGTGGCGCTGGCGCGACGCATCTCCCGCCTCCAGGCCGCGGAGAGCGACTCGGCGCGCTCCAGACCGGAGGGCTCATGA
- a CDS encoding complex I subunit 5 family protein, with product MTGAWALMAWPVIVPLLGAVLALLVGRDGVRIVAGVASIVTLVAVAVLAWKVATVGALHQDIGGWGAPLGIGWRADGLAVLMMLTVALVGSLISVNALDHLGNREDREYLPLWLFVWCALNALVMSADAFNLYVTLELTTLGAVALIVVRRDLPGLEAGLRYLLFALPGSLCYLLGISLLYGAYAALDMGLLAQRVQPGPVTWTAAALVTVGLCLKTPLFPLHVWLPPTYGGAPTPVTALLSALISKGSYYVLFRMWLEVFAPVLDAEVGQFLGVLGAAAVLWGSLLALSQSKLKQVVAYSSVAQIGYMFLVFPMATSGARSGAIYLVVSHAAAKASMFVAVGNIHQAVGITELGGVQGLAYRMPFTFLAMALGGISLIGIPPSGGFIAKWYLLNAAIQTHQWWWGGVLLVGSLLAAAYVFRILRGSFLPLPPGVEVRSIPLGNELAPLALALIALVLGLVPWFPLDLLAVGAAR from the coding sequence ATGACGGGGGCCTGGGCCTTGATGGCATGGCCGGTCATCGTCCCCCTGCTCGGCGCGGTGCTCGCGCTGCTGGTGGGGCGAGACGGGGTGCGCATCGTCGCGGGTGTCGCCTCCATCGTGACGCTCGTGGCGGTGGCGGTGCTGGCGTGGAAGGTCGCGACCGTCGGCGCCCTGCACCAGGACATCGGAGGCTGGGGCGCGCCGCTGGGCATCGGGTGGCGCGCGGATGGGCTCGCGGTGCTGATGATGTTGACCGTGGCCCTGGTGGGCTCGCTCATCAGCGTCAACGCGCTGGACCACCTGGGGAACCGCGAGGACCGTGAGTACCTGCCGCTGTGGCTGTTCGTCTGGTGCGCGCTCAACGCGCTGGTGATGTCGGCGGATGCCTTCAACCTCTACGTCACGCTGGAGCTGACGACGCTGGGGGCCGTCGCGCTCATCGTGGTGCGCAGGGACCTGCCTGGATTGGAAGCGGGCCTGCGCTACCTGCTCTTCGCGCTGCCGGGCTCGCTCTGCTACCTGCTGGGCATCTCGCTGCTGTATGGCGCGTACGCCGCGCTCGACATGGGGCTGCTGGCCCAGCGCGTCCAGCCAGGGCCCGTGACATGGACGGCGGCGGCGCTGGTGACGGTGGGGCTGTGCCTCAAGACGCCCCTGTTCCCCCTGCACGTCTGGCTCCCGCCGACCTATGGCGGCGCGCCGACGCCGGTGACGGCGCTCCTGTCGGCGCTCATCTCGAAGGGCTCCTACTACGTGCTGTTCCGCATGTGGCTGGAGGTCTTCGCACCGGTGCTCGACGCCGAGGTGGGCCAGTTCCTGGGCGTCCTGGGCGCGGCGGCGGTGCTGTGGGGCTCGTTGCTGGCGCTGAGCCAGTCGAAGCTCAAGCAGGTCGTCGCCTATTCGAGCGTGGCGCAGATTGGCTACATGTTCCTGGTCTTCCCGATGGCGACGAGCGGGGCCCGGTCGGGAGCCATCTACCTGGTCGTCTCGCACGCCGCCGCGAAGGCGTCCATGTTCGTGGCGGTGGGGAACATCCACCAGGCGGTGGGCATCACCGAGCTGGGCGGTGTGCAGGGATTGGCCTACCGCATGCCCTTCACCTTCCTGGCGATGGCGCTGGGAGGCATCAGCCTGATTGGGATTCCGCCCAGCGGTGGGTTCATCGCGAAGTGGTATCTGCTCAACGCGGCCATCCAGACGCACCAGTGGTGGTGGGGTGGGGTGCTGCTGGTGGGCAGCCTGCTGGCGGCGGCGTATGTCTTTCGCATCCTCCGAGGCTCCTTCCTCCCGCTGCCGCCCGGCGTGGAGGTGCGCTCGATTCCGCTGGGGAACGAGCTGGCGCCGCTCGCGCTCGCGCTCATCGCGTTGGTGCTGGGGCTGGTGCCGTGGTTCCCGCTGGACCTGCTCGCGGTGGGGGCGGCGCGATGA